Proteins from a genomic interval of Quercus lobata isolate SW786 chromosome 11, ValleyOak3.0 Primary Assembly, whole genome shotgun sequence:
- the LOC115969507 gene encoding dicarboxylate transporter 2.1, chloroplastic-like — MESFALSSLSTSFSLPTRSSFLHHRFHHHHHPISTPHSIPTLRSSSLFYPIKPTPNSSLFKPRFLPPIHSSSSSTNSPNRPPPSPQITQSAKPIPLILSVSIGLIVRFLIPKPPEVTPQAWQLLSIFVSTIAGLVLSPLPVGAWAFLGLTVTVLTKTLSFATAFSAFTNEVIWLIVISFFFARGFVKTGLGNRIATYFVKWLGRSTLGLSYGLTISEALIAPAMPSTTARAGGVFLPIIQSLSLSAGSKPGDPSAKKLGSYLVQSQFQSSSNSSALFLTAAAQNLLCLKLAEELGVIVSSPWVSWFKAASLPAIACLLATPLVLYKLYPPETKDTPDAPAMAAKKLEHMGPVTRNEWVMVGTMLLAVSLWVFGDALGIASVVAAMTGLSILLLLGVLDWDDCLSEKSAWDTLAWFAVLVGMAGQLTNLGIVTWMSDCVAKSLQSFSLSWPAAFGVLQASYFLIHYLFASQTGHVGALYSAFLAMQLAAGVPGVLAALALAYNTNLFGAITHYSSGQAAVYFGAGYVDLPDVFKMGFIMAVINTSIWGVVGAFWWKFLGLY; from the exons ATGGAGAGTTTtgctctttcttctctctccacTTCCTTCTCTCTCCCCACTCGCTCTTCTTTCCTTCATCATCgtttccaccaccaccaccaccccatCTCCACTCCTCACTCCATCCCCACCCTCCGATCCTCTTCTCTCTTCTATCCAATCAAGCCCACCCCAAACTCCTCCCTCTTCAAACCCCGTTTCCTCCCTCCAATccactcctcctcctcctccacaaaTTCCCCAAACCGCCCTCCCCCTTCTCCACAAATTACACAATCAGCCAAACCAATACCACTAATACTCTCAGTCTCAATTGGCTTAATCGTCCGATTCCTCATTCCCAAGCCCCCCGAAGTGACCCCACAAGCCTGGCAGCTCCTCTCCATCTTCGTCTCCACCATCGCCGGCCTCGTCCTCAGCCCATTACCCGTCGGCGCGTGGGCTTTCTTGGGCCTCACAGTCACCGTCCTCACCAAAACTCTCTCCTTCGCCACCGCCTTCTCCGCCTTCACCAACGAAGTCATCTGGCTCATAGTCATATCATTCTTCTTCGCCCGCGGCTTCGTCAAGACCGGGTTAGGCAACAGGATCGCCACTTATTTCGTCAAGTGGTTGGGCCGCAGCACCTTAGGACTGTCCTACGGATTGACCATAAGCGAAGCCCTCATCGCACCGGCTATGCCCAGCACCACCGCGAGGGCCGGCGGCGTGTTTTTGCCCATAATTCAGTCGCTGTCGCTCTCTGCCGGGAGCAAACCCGGCGACCCATCTGCCAAAAAGCTCGGTTCTTATCTTGTTCAGTCTCAATTTCAG TCTTCTAGTAACTCTAGTGCTCTTTTCCTAACTGCGGCAGCTCAAAACCTGCTCTGCCTCAAATTGGCTGAGGAGCTTGGGGTGATAGTTTCAAGCCCTTGGGTTAGTTGGTTCAAAGCTGCTAGTTTACCAGCAATTGCCTGTCTTTTAGCTACTCCTCTAGTCTTATACAAGTTATATCCTCCTGAAACCAAAGACACACCAGATGCCCCTGCCATGGCTGCAAAGAAATTGGAGCATATGGGTCCTGTTACAAGAAATGAGTGGGTGATGGTCGGTACAATGCTCCTTGCAGTCTCTTTGTGGGTCTTTGG TGATGCTCTTGGTATAGCAAGTGTTGTAGCTGCAATGACAGGCTTATCCATTCTCCTTTTGTTGGGAGTCCTTGATTGGGATGACTGCTTAAGTGAAAAATCTGCATGGGATACCTTGGCTTGGTTTGCCGTTCTAGTGGGTATGGCAGGCCAATTGACGAACCTTGGTATTGTGACCTGGATGTCTGATTGTGTCGCCAAATCGCTTCAATCTTTCTCTTTGAGTTGGCCAGCTGCATTTGGTGTTCTTCAGGCTTCTTACTTCCTCATCCACTACCTCTTTGCAAGTCAAACAGGTCATGTTGGAGCTTTGTACTCTGCATTCCTTGCTATGCAGTTGGCTGCTGGGGTTCCTGGCGTGTTAGCAGCTCTGGCTTTAGCATACAATACAAATCTTTTTGGTGCCATAACACATTATAGCAGTGGTCAGGCTGCTGTATACTTTGGAG CTGGTTATGTAGACCTTCCCGATGTATTCAAAATGGGATTCATAATGGCTGTTATCAATACTAGCATCTGGGGAGTAGTTGGAGCTTTTTGGTGGAAATTTTTGGGCCTctattga
- the LOC115969506 gene encoding dicarboxylate transporter 2.1, chloroplastic-like, giving the protein MESFALSSLSTSFSFPTRSSFLHHRFHHHHHPISKSSPSISTPHSIPTLRSSSSSSLFFPIKPTPNSSLFKPRFLPPIHSSSTKSPNHPSPSPQITQSAKPIPLILSVSIGLIVRFLIPKPLEVTPQAWQLLSIFVSTIAGLVLSPLPVGAWAFLGLTVTVLTKTLSFATAFSAFTNEVIWLIVISFFFARGFVKTGLGNRIATYFVKWLGRSTLGLSYGLTISEALIAPAMPSTTARAGGVFLPIIQSLSLSAGSKPGDPSAKKLGSYLVQSQFQSAASSSALFLTAAAQNLLCLKLAEELGVIVSSPWVTWFKAASLPAIACLLATPLVLYKLYPPETKDTPDAPAMAAKKLEHMGPVTRNEWVMVGTMLLAVSLWVFGDALGIASAVTAMTGLSILLLLGVLDWDDCLSEKSAWDTLAWFAVLVGMAGQLTNLGIVTWMSDCVAKSLQSFSLSWPAAFGVLQASYFLIHYLFASQTGHVGALYSAFLAMQLAAGVPGVLAALALAYNTNLFGAITHYSSGQAAVYFGAGYVDLPDVFKVGFIMAVINTIIWGVIGAFWWKFLGLY; this is encoded by the exons ATGGAGAGTTTtgctctttcttctctctccacTTCCTTCTCTTTCCCCACTCGCTCTTCTTTCCTTCATCATCgtttccaccaccaccaccaccccatCTCCAAATCCTCACCGTCCATCTCCACTCCTCACTCCATCCCCACCCTGcgatcctcctcctcctcctctctcttctttccaatCAAGCCCACCCCAAACTCCTCTCTCTTCAAACCCCGTTTCCTCCCTCCAATCCACTCCTCCTCCACAAAGTCCCCAAACCACCCTTCCCCATCTCCACAAATTACACAATCAGCCAAACCAATCCCACTAATACTCTCAGTCTCAATTGGCTTAATCGTCCGATTCCTCATTCCCAAGCCCCTCGAAGTGACCCCACAAGCCTGGCAGCTCCTCTCCATCTTCGTCTCCACTATCGCCGGCCTCGTCCTCAGCCCATTACCCGTCGGCGCGTGGGCTTTCTTAGGCCTCACAGTCACCGTCCTCACCAAAACTCTCTCCTTCGCCACCGCCTTCTCCGCCTTCACCAACGAAGTCATCTGGCTCATAGTCATATCATTCTTCTTCGCCCGCGGCTTCGTCAAGACCGGGCTAGGCAACAGGATCGCCACCTATTTCGTCAAGTGGCTGGGCCGCAGCACCTTAGGACTGTCCTACGGATTGACCATAAGCGAAGCCCTCATCGCCCCGGCTATGCCCAGCACCACCGCGAGGGCTGGCGGCGTGTTTTTGCCCATAATTCAGTCGCTGTCGCTCTCTGCCGGGAGCAAACCCGGCGACCCATCTGCCAAAAAGCTCGGTTCTTATCTTGTTCAGTCTCAATTTCAG TCTGCTGCTAGCTCTAGTGCTCTTTTCCTGACTGCTGCAGCTCAAAACCTGCTCTGCCTCAAATTGGCTGAGGAACTTGGGGTGATAGTTTCAAGCCCTTGGGTTACTTGGTTCAAAGCTGCTAGTTTACCAGCAATTGCCTGTCTTTTAGCTACTCCTCTAGTCTTATACAAGTTATATCCTCCTGAAACCAAAGACACACCAGATGCACCTGCCATGGCTGCAAAGAAATTGGAGCATATGGGTCCTGTTACAAGAAATGAGTGGGTGATGGTCGGTACAATGCTCCTTGCAGTCTCTTTGTGGGTCTTTGG TGATGCTCTTGGTATAGCAAGTGCTGTAACTGCAATGACAGGCTTATCCATTCTCCTTTTGTTGGGAGTCCTTGATTGGGATGACTGCTTAAGTGAAAAATCTGCATGGGATACCTTGGCTTGGTTTGCTGTTCTAGTGGGTATGGCAGGCCAATTGACGAACCTTGGTATTGTGACCTGGATGTCTGATTGTGTCGCCAAATCGCTTCAATCTTTCTCTTTGAGTTGGCCAGCTGCATTTGGTGTTCTTCAGGCTTCTTACTTCCTCATCCACTACCTCTTTGCAAGTCAAACAGGTCATGTTGGAGCTTTGTACTCTGCATTCCTTGCTATGCAGTTGGCTGCTGGGGTTCCTGGCGTGTTAGCAGCTCTGGCTTTAGCATACAATACAAATCTTTTCGGTGCCATAACACATTATAGCAGTGGTCAGGCTGCTGTATACTTTGGAG CTGGTTATGTAGACCTTCCCGATGTATTCAAAGTGGGATTCATAATGGCTGTTATCAATACTATCATCTGGGGAGTAATTGGAGCTTTTTGGTGGAAATTTTTGGGCctctattga